DNA sequence from the Salvia splendens isolate huo1 chromosome 19, SspV2, whole genome shotgun sequence genome:
TATAACTGGTGACAGAAGAAAACCAACTAAGTTCCATATCTTGGGAGAAGAATGTGATTCATTTTATCAAAATAGATAAGAGGATGCACGGATCGACAGAGACGGTTCTTACAGTAGATAACGCGAGCTAGCTATACTTTCCGGTGGGGCCATCAATGCCACGAGaaataatgaaacaaaattaGAAGTACGAATACCCAACGCCACAAATTCAAACAGAGACGATTAGGTTCAAATCCTCTCTTGTAGAAACCTATAAACCTGTTTAGTTGATGAAAACCAAACTTTCTGGAGACGCCTCGTTTAATCTTTATTTTCGTCatcctcttcttcatcatcttcaGAGCCATCACTGTCCTTGTCCTGCAATGGTGTTTAAATTGAACTGcttaataattttcataaacGCTTCAAAATCTAGTTTGAGAAGAGTGATATGGAAGCCTCCTTCGGAAGTAGCAAGTCATGTAAGGGTATCCTCTTACCTCATCATCATCCATTACGAATTCCTCTTCATCAGCGCCCTCCTAAAGCAAGATCGTTTAGGAAAGTGCAGAGTTAGAAAGTGGACCATAGAAAGCATGAATTGGAAAAAATTGTAGAAAGTGTACATCGAAGGAAGTTAGGGAATAATGCATACATTGTTAAAATAATTGAGGGGATTTGGCCATAAATCCTCCTTGATAATTTCAGCAATCTGCTTTAGACGGCAAgacaaaaaaattcataaaaatttaTTCTTTGTTTTGAAAAAGGGTGCGTAAAATGTAAATAAAGCCTAAGCTCATTCGATAATAAGCCTGAGAAGTTTACCTCATCGTCAATCTCTACCATGTCACCAGTATGCTGGCTTTCGTTGAACCAGGAAAAGAAGCTGCATTTCAAAGCGTATTTAGTCTCAAAAATAATCATCACAGTAAATACAAGACTTTAGATGAATCGTGATCATACGCCAATTTCTACCAGCTCCAGCAAGAATCGGAGGGAATAAATGAATAGCAGAAGAGGATAACGGAAGGTACCAACCTCTCCTCAGTTTGAGGTCGCTTGTTTCCTTTCTTCTCTTCAGCAGCAACACCATTAGCAATACCCTTCAAATGCCAGAGAGGCACAATAGACTCAATCTCCTTTCAAAGTATAGGGCTGTATTCTAAAAGCTATAAATTGAAGCTTACCATGCCTTCTTTCCATTTTATCGATGTTGATGAGATTTTGGTTGTACCTTCCTCAAGGAACGTAAAGGTCTTTGTGAGCTTCGTCTCTTCAAAGTAAGGGTTGGGTTTAAATTCCTGACATAAAAAACACAAGGGATTTTCGAATGAGATCAAACCTTCAAATGGACTAGACGTAAATCATACTTCCAACAACAGACATCATCCAGAATTAGCAAAGATAAAAGCTCACAAATGTGATGGAGTAACCGCATTTCACATCTTTGCAATCCTCGACTTCCAGGTTAATCAAATACTTAAATATCTGGCatatgaaaaaggaaataacttAAACGTCAATGTTTATAATAATTAACGTTGTCTATTGACTATTCTTAATAAACgacagaaaaaaatgaaaaccttCTGGTCCTCATCAGACAAAAGTTCGCTGAGAGCAGGGTGACTCATAAACTGCCAGAGCAAAGGGAACATTAAGTAGGAAAAGAACAATTTTAAGCAGCGGAAAGATTTACCAAGAAAAGTCATACTACATAATTAATCTATTAAATGTTATAAACCACTCACAGCAGTCAGCCAGAAATCAGGaatggatttaattatttcatttcgcTTATCATAGACAGGCTTCCGTATTTCATTGTACTTCTGTTCCAGTTCCAGGACCttttcacttgcttcttcattGATCTGGAAGCACATAGAAAACAGAAAAACTCGTTACTATCTATCGCATCCACTTTGGGCTGTATCTGCATTGAGCAGAATAACAAGTTCAAGTGATCGATTACGAAATTAATGACCAtcgagaaaataaaatgaaagaacAAGATCAATAATCCCAAGAGAATCATGCCATGTAGAACAGAGCAATATATGTGATGAAGGCAAATGTTACCATCTTCATATGAAAAAACTAGCTTTGCAGTTTCTGACAAGAACAGGAATAAGCCAGCATACATACGAAAGTCTATATTCTAGATCCATGATTGATGATTCAAAACAGGACACAGGCATTAAAATGTACAAAAACAATCTCTTCTAAACCTAATATCATATCAATAtcatcataaataaataaaggctGGAATAACTTTAGTAGCATTGAACTCCATTCTCAACCATAATGGTCATAAAACTTGAGCATCACTCAAGTATTGAACAGTAACCCATCACCAAAAAGAAGAGCGTAATGTTAGTCTGTTTTCACAACTTTTACATTTGATATTCAGCTCGACATCGCCAAAAATGAACGAAAACCAAAGTTTTACCTTGCTGGAGCCTAAGCTAAAACCGAAGGTGTTTAATTTCATATGCTACTAGGCTAGTTAATTCTATGGTGTATAACCTCTTTTTCGAAAGGTACGTGCCATGCCCTACACCTTGCCCGTTAAACAATTATACCTTAAAAGCAAGCAAATTGCTAAAGCCTGAAACATCCACTCATCAGCCTCTAAAATACACTGAAAATTAGAAATCCAATTACAAAACCAATCTCATAGcacaaaaaaatcacacaacACCTTAAATAGAAAAACACTACACTCTATCTTCTGTAAAGTATTTccaattatataataatttcaaATTCACAAACAAAAGATGAAGAATTTCCCTCTGATTCAATCCATATTCCAAAATTAGCAATGGCTCAACTCCCACTCACTCTTAAACACTTCAAATTGTTCAATTCCGTTCCCCTTTTTCTTTCTAAACaataaaacaaccattaaatcaACAGAGAAAATCACAATTCCCTCAATTCccaacaaaatcaacatgaGAAATCGGACTCACCTTGTCAAGCTCGTCTTGAAATTCCTGAAGCTTCTCGATTGAGATTACGAGCTCGCCGTCAATCTGCTCGGTGTCATTGCTCTCTTCATCAGCTCCTCCCACTTTCTGCTTCTTCTCCGCTCCCATATCTCTCCGCAAAatttacacaaaataaaaaaaaaatcagtctTTGGATTTCGATTGATAATTTGAGGGATGGCCTTAAACCCTAAATAAACCCAAAGAGAGAGAAGATGGAAATTTAGGGATTAGGGTTCCGATTGATATTTGATGCACTGAATTATAAGAATTAGGTAATGAGAAAATACTAATAAAGTGAGAATTGTGATAATCCAAAGAATCTCATCATTAATTTTGTCTAAGCCCAATCTAATCTTTCCATTTTTCTTAATTGCCATAATTTCTAATTAATGTcatcaattttatttgaaactatAGGTGGCATAATTATTAATGACAATTGTGTCATCCAAATATCAGTATTGCATAATGTGATTAATTGAATCTATGTTGGTTGTTTCTATTTAAGAGTATTTTGAGTTTCGAATTCGGGTGGAGTTTGTTATGTTGAAGTAATTAAAGTTCgactaatttattttattatataattaataaataaaaatgtgatTAACATTTCATTCACGAATAAGATACTCGTAATTAAGTTTTTCTTGACAATAATAAATTAACATAAGACCGAGGGTCTACCAACTCACCATTTTTAAGCTCCACTATTGGTCATATGGCTTAGGGTAGTACTCCATTTCTCAATCATTTCTTAGTAAGATTAAACTTGatgatatattaaattttaaaatcttgatttttttttctaatgttAGATTGTGATTGTTCTCTTAAGACCTTATAATTTTTTCATACCCACACATTTCAAGTTACTACTGTtggaataattaaaatttatctaaatattaaatatatatgtataaataggAGGTTTGGGCTTGTCTGTTTATTGCAGATGATTAATGGGCCAAAATTGGTTTGGGTCAAGATAGAAGTTATTAGTagttagtactactatattttgcAATTATGTATGGCATTCGACTATTTTATACATtatggggtgttcggtttgcaagattgtatctcatgattaaattagtagtgtgtttggttcataagatttaGTCCcccaactcaatcctagatggataatcaggTTCATAAGATTTAGTCCcccaactcaatcctagatggataatcatag
Encoded proteins:
- the LOC121780025 gene encoding NAP1-related protein 2-like encodes the protein MGAEKKQKVGGADEESNDTEQIDGELVISIEKLQEFQDELDKINEEASEKVLELEQKYNEIRKPVYDKRNEIIKSIPDFWLTAFMSHPALSELLSDEDQKIFKYLINLEVEDCKDVKCGYSITFEFKPNPYFEETKLTKTFTFLEEGTTKISSTSIKWKEGMGIANGVAAEEKKGNKRPQTEESFFSWFNESQHTGDMVEIDDEIAEIIKEDLWPNPLNYFNNEGADEEEFVMDDDEDKDSDGSEDDEEEDDENKD